The genome window TGAGATTGGATATGCTGCACCGCCATTTTCCTGTGCATCAAGAAATACTTGCAGATCTACTGATGGAACAGAGTTTAGCCAGATGTCACCAGTGCTTTGCATTGCAGGTATAGAAAATCCTGACTCCGCAATATCTTTATTTGCTTGTTCACTTGTAAGACTCTTTATTAAGTCCCAAGCCAACTCTTCATCTTCTACTTTGTCGTTCATTGCCCAGCCAATTCCATGTACAATGGAAGCTGCCTGTTTTCCTTTCGGCAATGGAGCAACTCCTAATTTGTCTCCTAAAGCTTCGTGGAGTTCTGGAGTATTAACGGAAACTAACGGAATCATCGCTAGCTTGTTAGACATAAACAACTGCTTGGATTCTGTTTCAATCTGATTCTGTGTAGAAGGAGAGATTCCCTTATCAATTAAATTCTTAAGAAATGCAAAGGCTTCTTTTGACTCAGGAGAATCGAAGCCTGATTTCGTTCTGTCTTCACTGATAACATAACCACCAGCTTGATGGATTAAGTTATAATATCCTTGTTGGTTTACCGTTGTATGTGCAGCATAGCCGAAGACACCTTCATCCTTATTCACCAGTTTTTCACCCTCGGTTTCAATATCTTCCCAAGTCCATGACTCATCAGGATAATCTACACCTGCATCGTCAAATAATTGCTTGTTGTAATACAGACCGACAGAATCTGTGAAATAAGGTGCTGCATACAGTTCGTCTTCCATTGAATAAAGATCTACTACAGCTGGAACATAAGCATCTTTATTAAATTCATCATCTTCTTTGATGAGTGGTTCTAAGTTTTTAATTAACCCGTCAGTGGAGTATTTGTAAAAATTCGGGCCGTTCATCCAAAATACGTCAGGACCACTGCTCCCGCCGATACTAGTCTTCAATTTTGTCCAATAGTTAGCATACGGAGTATACGTTACTTTGACTTCAACATCTGGATGCTTCTCATTAAATGCTTCAATAGAAGCGTTCACTGTGTCCTTTACGTTTTCATCCCAAAGTGCAACTTCCAACACTTGTTTATTAGAACCTGAACTACTGCTGCTGCACGCTGCCAGGAAAACTGCCAGCATTACAATAAACACACCTAATACTAATTTCTTCATAATTACCTCCTGATAAATGTTGGATTTTATTCTTCAGTAAGTTCTGTGATGTGCTTCTAACTTCATCTTCCTGGATTGTTGCTATTCTTTTAATTATCCACATCACCTCCTAATCATTTTTCATTATGCTACATCATCTGAAACTTGAACTTACCATGAAGTATCACTGCCGCAGCACCAAGCAATTCGAACTCAGAACCAAGTGATGTACTCTGAATATTAACTTGATCCTTAAGAGGGACTATCACTTTACGCACTACTTGTGCATGAATAGCTTCCAGAAATAAAGGATTGTCTTGGATAATCTCTCCACTCAAAATAATTACTTCGGGATTAAAGAAGTGAATCGTATTTGTAATAGCAATCGATAAATAATTCAAAATATCTTCCATGATTTCCAGTGCTAAACCATCCTGCCGATTGACAGCCTCAACGAAGATATCCGGCTTTATTCTGTTCAAGTCCCCTGACACCATTTCTCTGATAACGGTATCCCTGTTCTGCGTCATGATAGCGGTTACAATTCTGGAATAGATTGCAGGCCAATTGACGTAATTCTCCAGACAGCCCCGATTTCCACAGCTGCATTTTACTCCTCCATCTATTACTGTTGTATGCCCTATCTCCCCAGAGCTGCCAAGGAAACCGCGATAAATGGAGCCATTCACCATCATTCCAGAACCCACACCTTCACCAATCGTTACATAAAGGAGATCTTTATATTTGCTGAATAGACCGAAGTAATTTTCTGCCAAAACGAATGCATTCGCATCATTATCTAAGAATGTCGGCAGATTTGTTCTCTCCTCTACTAATTTCTTTAAAGGAACCCCATAGAGATTCAGCTTCGTATTATACGAGATCACGCCATTTTCAGCATCCACAATACCTGGTGAGATAATGGAAATTCCCTGGCAATACTCTAAATCGGCTTTTTGCATCAGGAATTGTTCCACGACTTCAAGAATGAATTGAATGAATTCCTGACCTTTCAGCTGATTGGTAGGATGGACTACCTTTTTCAAAATCTTCCCTTCCAGATTCATGTCAGCAATTCTGATGTAAGAGTTTGTTATAGATACACCAATAATTGAATGGTTATCTGGATTGAACCGGAGCAAGACAGGTTTTCTTCCACCGCTTGATGTTCCTACACCATACTCGTAAACTAGACCTTCGCTGATTATTTCTGAAACAGCGGAAGTTACTGTTGTCGGGCTGATATTTATTAATTTTGCTATTTCACTTCTGGAAATCGGTCCTTTTTTTCGGATTGTATCTAAAATAATGGAACGATTTAATTCCTGAATAAACTTTAAATCTCCGGTTCTTTGTTTTTGCATCATGTGAGCCCCTTATCATTCTTTCACTTTCTTTCTCCAGTGGGTTTATTAAGTTTGGTCAATAATTCCTAGTTGCAAAAGAAAATCGACTTCATTTAATAAAATCAGACAATTATTTATGTAAATACACTATTATTGTTCAGAAAGATCAGATTATATATTTTAACTTTTTCTAATCGTCTTAATAAGTATAATAGTTTAATAATTCTGTTTTGTAAATACCCTTTAACAAAATAGTGAACTTTCTTTAATATTTTTTCTTAGCCAACAATGCAGGGGTAAATTAGTATACTAAAGAGTAAAATACAGGTAGAAATTATCTACCTGTATTTTTTAAAAATATTTTGTAATTAAAGTTTAAACTGTCTTACTATTACATATTGTTGCCGCTATTTGTAAGTTACCGTTCATTTATTGCCTAGATAATATTTATTTATATCAATCTAACATACTAATCTACTTATAAATTATCCATTATTAAGTCTTTCTATTCTTCGGTAAACTTGTACATATGCAACCAATACCCAATCAACTTTGTCCATTCTCTAAAGACAATTTCTCTTTCACTTTTCTCCGTTAACCATGTTCTTTCTAAATATGGTGAAGCAATATAAGTAAGTTCAATTCCTGTGTCCTTATATAATCTTTGAAAAACTAGCTTGGATCTTCTCATATGAAAATCGGATGACACAACGATTGCCGATTTTAGATTATTTTTCTCCATTTCTTCTTTTGTATAGAGAGCATTTGTGTATGTACTCGTTGCGTAGTCCTCAGTAATTATTCTATTTTTAGGTATTCCCATCTCAACCGCTTCTTGCACTGAAGTTCCTTGAACATTGGAATTGGAAAGCATCATATATTCTGCATATCCACCTTTAAAAAGTTCTACTGCCTTTTCCAATCTACCCGGGCCTCCACTTAGTACAATAATAGCATCTACTTTCTTTGGCTTTTCATTAACGATTAAAAATTCCCTACCCAAAATTAAAATCAGGTATAAGCACGTTAATAGTAACAATACTATGGAGATTACTCTTTTTATTAATTTCATACAGTTACACCAGCCTACAATATTACGATTTTGACAGTTTGATAATTTCCCTAGATAAAAAATTTGCAAAAAAATAATGCTGCCAGTTCTAGTGGCATTTTAATGCACATTAGTTCCAACAGCCATTTTATTTTTATGAAAAAATTATATTTTTAAAAGTTCCTTTAAAACTTCAATAACCTTTTCCTGCTCTTCCACACTCATATTCGTTCCACTTGGCAAACAGAGACCATATTCAAATAAATAATCTGATACACTGTTTCCCTCTTCATGTGGATAGTATTTCACACCCTCAAAAAGTGGCTGTAAATGCATTGGTTTCCAAACAGGACGTGCTTCAATATTTTCTTCCGCAAGTTTCTCAATAATTTCATGGCGAGAAATGCCTGTCACTTTAGGGTCTATTGTAAGAGCAGTTAACCAACGATTTGACATTGTACCCTCTAACTCTGGCTGAAATTCAATTCCTTCTATATTACAGAATGCTTTATTATAGCGTTCAAAAACAGCACGTTTTTGTAAAACACGTTCATCCAATACCTCCATTTGCCCACGGCCGATACCAGCAACAATATTGCTCATTCGATAGTTATAACCAACATCACTATGTTGATAGTGTACTGCTTGATCACGAGCCTGTGTAGCTAAGAATCTTGCTTTCTTTAATGCTTCTTCATCATTTGATACAAGTGCACCACCACCAGAAGTAGTGATGATTTTGTTACCGTTAAATGAAAATACACCATATTTTCCAAATGTACCACTTTTTCTACCTTTATAAGTACTTCCTAATGATTCAGCTGCATCTTCAATTACATTTACACCATGATTATCACAGATTGCAATAAGTTCATCCATTTTCGCACTTTGCCCATATAAATTAACAACAATTACAGCTTTTGGTAGATTACCATTTTGCTTTGCTTCATTTAGCGCTCGTTCCAGTGCAACTGGCGACATATTCCATGTGTCCATCTCTGAATCAATTAATACAGGTGTTGCGCCTTGATATAAAATCGGATTTGCACTAGCTACAAACGTTAGAGACGAACAAAATACTGTGTCATCTAATCCAACGTTTAAAAGTCTTAAAGCTAGATGAATTGCTGATGTGCCAGATACAACCACAGCAGCATCGTTAACTTCATTATATTCCGCTAAATCACGTTCTAAACCATCGACATTATTACCTAGTGGTGCAATCCAATTTAAATCGAATGCTTCTTGAATGTATTTCTGTTCGTTTCCACTCATATGTGGGGATGAGAGGAAGATTTTTTTTTGATTTTGCATTAATACTCAGCTCTCTTCATTAATTTTAATATCGGAATTCTATATATCACTATTCCTTTACTATTATATAAGAAACTAAAATATAATATTGTAAATTTATTTTTATACCTTTTTATTAATAAGAACATTCTTAACTCCAAAATATTTTGTAAAAACAAAAAGAACCAATTTCTCGGAATTAGTTCATTTTAATTTCCTTGCTGGCACTCCGACCACTGTTACATTATCTTCGACATCAGCAACAACAACTCCACCTGCACCTATAACACTCCACCTGCCAATATGCATTCCAGGAATAACAACTGCACCTGCACCTATATGAGTTCCCTCGTATATACTAACAGTTCCCGCCAAAGTTG of Oceanobacillus zhaokaii contains these proteins:
- a CDS encoding ABC transporter substrate-binding protein; translated protein: MKKLVLGVFIVMLAVFLAACSSSSSGSNKQVLEVALWDENVKDTVNASIEAFNEKHPDVEVKVTYTPYANYWTKLKTSIGGSSGPDVFWMNGPNFYKYSTDGLIKNLEPLIKEDDEFNKDAYVPAVVDLYSMEDELYAAPYFTDSVGLYYNKQLFDDAGVDYPDESWTWEDIETEGEKLVNKDEGVFGYAAHTTVNQQGYYNLIHQAGGYVISEDRTKSGFDSPESKEAFAFLKNLIDKGISPSTQNQIETESKQLFMSNKLAMIPLVSVNTPELHEALGDKLGVAPLPKGKQAASIVHGIGWAMNDKVEDEELAWDLIKSLTSEQANKDIAESGFSIPAMQSTGDIWLNSVPSVDLQVFLDAQENGGAAYPISERTTEWQDIETKEIQQAFLEGTSIDEALDRIAEGMNKILEEENND
- a CDS encoding ROK family transcriptional regulator yields the protein MQKQRTGDLKFIQELNRSIILDTIRKKGPISRSEIAKLINISPTTVTSAVSEIISEGLVYEYGVGTSSGGRKPVLLRFNPDNHSIIGVSITNSYIRIADMNLEGKILKKVVHPTNQLKGQEFIQFILEVVEQFLMQKADLEYCQGISIISPGIVDAENGVISYNTKLNLYGVPLKKLVEERTNLPTFLDNDANAFVLAENYFGLFSKYKDLLYVTIGEGVGSGMMVNGSIYRGFLGSSGEIGHTTVIDGGVKCSCGNRGCLENYVNWPAIYSRIVTAIMTQNRDTVIREMVSGDLNRIKPDIFVEAVNRQDGLALEIMEDILNYLSIAITNTIHFFNPEVIILSGEIIQDNPLFLEAIHAQVVRKVIVPLKDQVNIQSTSLGSEFELLGAAAVILHGKFKFQMM
- a CDS encoding YdcF family protein; translation: MKLIKRVISIVLLLLTCLYLILILGREFLIVNEKPKKVDAIIVLSGGPGRLEKAVELFKGGYAEYMMLSNSNVQGTSVQEAVEMGIPKNRIITEDYATSTYTNALYTKEEMEKNNLKSAIVVSSDFHMRRSKLVFQRLYKDTGIELTYIASPYLERTWLTEKSEREIVFREWTKLIGYWLHMYKFTEE
- a CDS encoding DegT/DnrJ/EryC1/StrS family aminotransferase, which encodes MQNQKKIFLSSPHMSGNEQKYIQEAFDLNWIAPLGNNVDGLERDLAEYNEVNDAAVVVSGTSAIHLALRLLNVGLDDTVFCSSLTFVASANPILYQGATPVLIDSEMDTWNMSPVALERALNEAKQNGNLPKAVIVVNLYGQSAKMDELIAICDNHGVNVIEDAAESLGSTYKGRKSGTFGKYGVFSFNGNKIITTSGGGALVSNDEEALKKARFLATQARDQAVHYQHSDVGYNYRMSNIVAGIGRGQMEVLDERVLQKRAVFERYNKAFCNIEGIEFQPELEGTMSNRWLTALTIDPKVTGISRHEIIEKLAEENIEARPVWKPMHLQPLFEGVKYYPHEEGNSVSDYLFEYGLCLPSGTNMSVEEQEKVIEVLKELLKI